In Caulobacter soli, the genomic stretch ACCCGATCTGGATGATATCGATCTTAGGATCCTGGATGTGCTGCAAAAGAGCCCGCCCATGTCGAGCGCCGAGCTCGCCGACCGCGTGGGGCTGTCTCAATCGCCCTGCTGGCGGCGGCTCACCCGCCTCAAGGAGGCCGGATACATCCTGGATCAGGTCACCCGGCTAAACCCGGAGAAGCTCGGGTTTCGCACGATGGTTTTCGCGAATGTGAAGCTCTCAGCGCATGGTAGGGCCAATCTGGCGGAGTTCACCGAGGCTGTGGGTCGCCTGCCCGAAGTCCTTGAATGCCATCCGACG encodes the following:
- a CDS encoding Lrp/AsnC family transcriptional regulator; the protein is MQPDLDDIDLRILDVLQKSPPMSSAELADRVGLSQSPCWRRLTRLKEAGYILDQVTRLNPEKLGFRTMVFANVKLSAHGRANLAEFTEAVGRLPEVLECHPTMGPFDFLLRVVTGDVEDYRQFVFGKLLTLPTVQEINSTMSMGAEKSTTVLPIRAR